The nucleotide window TGAAAAATTCGAAGATATTGAAGCATGGAAAGAAGCAAGGTGTGTTGTTCATAGTGTTTATAGCGTTTGTAGTGTTAACGAGTTTAAAAGAGATTATAGCTTGGTTGATCAAATAAAGAGAGCAGCGATATCAATTATGGCAAATATTGCCGAAGGATTCGCACGAAAAGGCAACAAGGAATTTATTCAGTTTCTCTTTATTGCAAAGTCTTCAGCGGCTGAATTACAATCCCATTTATATGTTGCATTAGACCAAAATTATATCAATAAAGACACTTTTAACGAGCTTTA belongs to Pseudomonadota bacterium and includes:
- a CDS encoding four helix bundle protein, with protein sequence MKIEKFEDIEAWKEARCVVHSVYSVCSVNEFKRDYSLVDQIKRAAISIMANIAEGFARKGNKEFIQFLFIAKSSAAELQSHLYVALDQNYINKDTFNELYQNADKIQRQLSNFIKYLQSTLKRS